In Rutidosis leptorrhynchoides isolate AG116_Rl617_1_P2 chromosome 2, CSIRO_AGI_Rlap_v1, whole genome shotgun sequence, one genomic interval encodes:
- the LOC139889178 gene encoding uncharacterized protein encodes MSVDAATTADDAITGMFLVNSTPAHVLFDYGANRSFMATRFCDKLNLPVSMLPESLEVEVASGKTVQVTTSVSGLSIEIDGSVFPVTCLVMPIPSFDVVLGMNWLSRHKASINCDKKIIYFPLAIGTCAVARGERGGFNCPLISMMKAKKSLAKGCDSFLAYVFDAKKEKKTVADIPVVRNFPEVFSDELPGLPPVRKVEYRIDLMPGSTPVAKAPYRLAPSEICDMMMQIQDLLDRGFIRPSSSPWGAPVLFMKKKDGYYRRFIKDFSKIAGLLTKLTRKDVSFQWGDEQEKAFQTLKQLLCQAPILALPEGTDDFMVYCDASYAGLGCVLMQREKVIAYASRQLKTQEKNYQVHDLEMAAVVFALKLWRHYLYGPEIVQQTADKVAIAREKLKAARDRQKMYADPRRRPVTFSVGERVYLKVSSWKGVIRFGKRGKLAPRYICPFNIRQILNDQTVVLDLPAELVGIHDTYNICYLRKYKVDDESQILPLQDLKVDMNKKLVEEPVRVVDIKVTRLRKKQIPMWGMVFPHYEETPIEYTLLDYKDQDKA; translated from the exons ATGTCGGTAGATGCAGCTACTACTGCCGACGATGCTATCACCGGTATGTTTTTGGTTAACTCTACACCTGCTCATGTATTGTTTGATTACGGAGCCAATCGTTCTTTTATGGCTACTAGATTCTGTGATAAGTTAAACTTGCCTGTTTCTATGTTACCTGAATCGTTAGAAGTGGAAGTAGCCAGTGGTAAGACTGTTCAAGTCACAACATCTGTGTCTGGATTAAGTATAGAAATAGATGGGAGTGTATTTCCGGTGACTTGCTTAGTGATGCCCATACCTAGTTTTGATGTAGTTcttggtatgaattggttaagtcGCCATAAGGCAAGTATAAAttgtgataagaaaataatttattTTCCTTTGGCCATTGGGACATGTGCTGTGGCCCGAGGTGAACGGGGTGGGTTTAATTGTCCGTTAATTTCAATGATGAAAGCTAAGAAATCGTTAGCCAAGGGATGTGATTCGTTTCTAGCGTATGTATTTGATGCTAAGAAAGAGAAAAAGACGGTAGCTGATATTCCAGTAGTGCGCAACTTTCCAGAAGTATTTTCAGATGAATTACCGGGTTTGCCACCAGTTAGGAAAGTAGAATACAGAATTGACTTGATGCCAGGATCTACACCAGTGGCTAAAgctccttataggttagctccTTCCGAGATTTGCGACATGATGATGCAAATTCAAGATTTGCTAGATCGTGGGTTTATACGACCGAGTtcatcaccatggggtgctcccgtGTTATtcatgaaaaagaaagatg GGTATTACcgtagatttatcaaggatttctctaaGATTGCGGGTCTATTAacaaagttaactagaaaagatgtatctTTTCAATGGGGTGATGaacaggagaaagcatttcaaacATTGAAGCAGctattgtgtcaagctccgatATTAGCGCTACCCGAGGGTACTGATGATTTTAtggtatattgtgatgcttcatatGCGGGTttgggttgtgtgttaatgcagcgagagaaggttattgcgtatgcttcACGGCAGTTGAAAACTCAGGAAAAGAATTATCAAGTACATGACTTAGAAATGGCAGCAGTGGTTTTTGCTTTGaagctatggagacattatttatatg gtcctgaaattgtaCAACAAACCGCTGATAAAGTTGCAATAGCTCGAGAGAAGTTAAAAGCTgctagagatagacagaaaatgtacgCAGATCCTCGTAGACGACCAGTGACATTTTCTGTGGGTGAACGTGTGTACCTGAAGGTATCgtcgtggaaaggtgtaattcgttttggtaaACGCGGAAAATTAGCTCCAAGGTATATATGTCCATTTAACATCAGGCAGATATTGAACGATCAAACCGTGGTTCTGGATCTTCCTGCAGAGTTAGTGGGTATTCACGATACATATAacatatgttatcttcgtaagtacaaggtagacgatgaaagtcaaatTCTGCCATTGCAGGACTTAAAAGTTGACATGAAtaaaaagttagttgaagaaccagTCAGGGTTGTTGATATAAAGGTTACCAGGTTACGTAAGAAACAGATACCAATG tGGGGAATGGTGTTTCCTCACTATGAAGAAACCCCAATTGAATATACACTCCT tgattacaaggatCAAGACAAG GCttga